Proteins encoded within one genomic window of Prauserella marina:
- the amaP gene encoding alkaline shock response membrane anchor protein AmaP codes for MTKSFSAKALGRSYRTERTVTFTTGLLALLLGAAVLVVGLGWFGTYRARRPVLDPMAVDWLRQQQPTLVRIVVIVAGVAMLVLGLWWCARSLRPERHPDIELDRVQGHRLVVSSSAITEAVRADAEAIDGVTKAKVRAVGSRRHPALRLHVWLREGSDPRQVWARIDDDVLGRARTALGVTVLPTAIRLELGLGKSTRVR; via the coding sequence ATGACGAAATCCTTCTCGGCCAAGGCACTCGGCCGTTCCTACCGCACCGAGCGCACCGTCACGTTCACGACGGGACTGCTCGCCCTGCTGCTCGGAGCCGCCGTGCTGGTGGTCGGGCTCGGCTGGTTCGGCACCTACCGCGCGCGGCGCCCCGTGCTCGATCCGATGGCCGTGGACTGGCTGAGGCAGCAGCAACCGACGCTGGTGCGGATCGTCGTGATCGTCGCGGGCGTGGCGATGCTGGTGCTCGGCCTGTGGTGGTGCGCGCGGTCACTGCGGCCCGAACGCCACCCCGACATCGAACTCGACCGCGTTCAAGGACACCGGCTCGTCGTGTCGTCCTCGGCGATCACCGAGGCCGTCAGGGCCGACGCCGAGGCCATCGACGGCGTGACGAAGGCGAAGGTCCGCGCCGTCGGCAGCAGGCGACATCCCGCGCTGCGGCTGCACGTGTGGCTTCGCGAAGGCAGCGACCCGCGTCAGGTGTGGGCCCGCATCGACGACGACGTCCTCGGCAGGGCGAGGACCGCGCTGGGGGTGACCGTGCTGCCGACCGCGATCCGGCTCGAACTCGGCTTGGGCAAGTCAACTCGCGTACGGTGA
- a CDS encoding alpha/beta hydrolase has protein sequence MPRRARRLMLAVLVPVVLAGCTAGPSTRPPVVENDGPPPQRQSAPPSEVPLPDLEESRGSNIDWSDCPQQTLSRLPGTAADTVDVSCARITTTLDAPDLPRRGLTRVALLKVGSGPVPLAVVNDVDGEPGTLYAARLAASLPPEVLEKFSLIGMDRRGTGESDAARCIPADVRADLLGHDPEADIEPVLDAARTAGQQCAINLEDEQEALDTWRAAGDLDELRQQLEVGHLNAIGHGEGSKVVAVYGARFPDRAGRFVLDGVPDPTEDMATLLDGIAGGAEATLDAFGEDCANRGCSLGSDARGAVTSLVETSRSAPLRATDSASLGPALVLRAVHAGLSQPDRWPELSDAIDSARSGDGTALAAFVNPLLVETRETAARLDGALATLCNDTTTRLPADQLHRVADDLGGKHPVFGALLAQELAWCSPWPSKREPPPDIGAPGTPPMVIVSTATDPVTPEEGTIRAAEQIPSGVRIAWQGAGHGALGSACVGDAVRAFLIEGTVPKDGTLCPA, from the coding sequence GTGCCGCGCCGTGCCCGCAGGCTGATGCTCGCCGTGCTCGTGCCGGTGGTCCTCGCAGGATGCACCGCGGGTCCGTCGACCAGACCTCCCGTCGTGGAAAACGACGGTCCCCCACCGCAGCGGCAATCGGCGCCGCCGAGCGAGGTTCCCCTCCCCGACTTGGAGGAGTCGCGCGGTTCGAATATCGACTGGTCCGACTGTCCCCAGCAGACGCTGAGCCGGCTTCCCGGCACCGCCGCCGACACCGTCGATGTCTCCTGTGCGCGCATCACCACGACACTCGACGCGCCCGACCTTCCCCGCAGGGGCCTGACGAGGGTCGCGCTGCTCAAGGTGGGCTCCGGTCCCGTTCCGCTCGCCGTCGTCAACGACGTCGACGGCGAACCGGGCACGCTGTACGCGGCGAGACTCGCCGCCTCGCTGCCGCCCGAGGTACTGGAGAAGTTCAGCCTCATCGGCATGGACCGCAGGGGAACAGGGGAATCCGACGCCGCCCGCTGCATCCCGGCCGACGTGCGGGCCGACCTGCTCGGCCACGACCCCGAAGCGGACATCGAGCCGGTGCTCGACGCGGCCCGCACCGCGGGCCAGCAGTGCGCCATCAACCTTGAGGACGAGCAGGAGGCGCTCGACACCTGGCGGGCGGCCGGCGATCTCGACGAGTTGCGTCAGCAACTCGAAGTCGGTCACCTCAACGCGATCGGGCACGGTGAGGGATCGAAGGTCGTCGCCGTCTACGGCGCCAGGTTCCCCGACAGGGCCGGCAGGTTCGTGCTCGACGGCGTTCCCGATCCCACGGAGGACATGGCCACGCTGCTGGACGGCATCGCGGGCGGCGCGGAGGCGACCCTCGACGCGTTCGGCGAGGACTGCGCGAACCGGGGCTGCTCGCTCGGCTCCGACGCGAGGGGCGCGGTCACCTCGCTGGTCGAAACGAGCCGGTCGGCACCACTGCGCGCCACCGACAGCGCGTCACTCGGGCCCGCTCTGGTGCTCAGGGCCGTGCACGCGGGGCTCTCACAGCCGGACCGGTGGCCCGAGCTCAGCGACGCGATCGACTCGGCCCGAAGCGGCGACGGCACCGCGCTCGCGGCGTTCGTCAACCCGCTGCTCGTCGAGACGAGAGAGACCGCGGCGCGGCTCGACGGCGCGCTGGCGACCCTCTGCAACGACACCACGACGAGACTTCCCGCCGACCAGCTGCACCGGGTGGCCGACGACCTCGGCGGCAAGCATCCGGTGTTCGGCGCGCTGCTGGCACAGGAACTCGCCTGGTGCAGCCCATGGCCGAGCAAGAGGGAACCGCCGCCCGACATCGGCGCGCCGGGCACCCCGCCGATGGTCATCGTGAGCACCGCGACCGACCCGGTCACCCCGGAGGAGGGCACGATCAGGGCCGCCGAGCAGATTCCCAGCGGTGTCCGCATCGCGTGGCAGGGAGCCGGTCACGGCGCTCTCGGCTCGGCGTGTGTCGGCGACGCCGTGCGGGCCTTCCTCATCGAGGGCACCGTGCCCAAGGACGGCACGCTCTGCCCGGCCTGA
- a CDS encoding Asp23/Gls24 family envelope stress response protein, with the protein MADNTATKPETAPEPRSGSSTTSTTLNAEGNAGKTTIASSVVQKVSGIAAGEVSGVYALGGGVSRAFGAIRERIPGSGTVTTSGVSVEVGEKQAAVDLDLVVEYGARIVDVAKAVRRNVISTVEQITGLDVIEVNIAVNDIHVPEEDDGEENTSRVE; encoded by the coding sequence ATGGCAGACAACACCGCGACCAAGCCGGAGACGGCACCCGAACCGCGGTCGGGTTCCTCAACCACCTCGACGACGCTCAACGCGGAGGGCAACGCGGGCAAGACGACCATCGCCTCGTCGGTCGTGCAGAAGGTGTCCGGCATCGCGGCCGGCGAAGTGTCCGGTGTGTACGCGCTGGGCGGCGGGGTGTCCCGGGCGTTCGGGGCCATCAGGGAACGCATCCCCGGATCGGGAACCGTCACCACGTCGGGTGTTTCGGTCGAGGTCGGGGAAAAGCAGGCAGCCGTCGATCTCGACCTCGTCGTCGAGTACGGCGCGCGCATCGTGGACGTGGCCAAGGCGGTACGCAGGAACGTGATCTCCACTGTGGAGCAGATCACCGGACTCGACGTGATCGAGGTGAACATCGCCGTCAACGACATCCACGTCCCCGAGGAGGACGACGGCGAGGAGAACACCTCCCGCGTCGAGTGA
- a CDS encoding Asp23/Gls24 family envelope stress response protein, with amino-acid sequence MSVPAQRSAEPVPADERGTLSIARSVVRAIAERAADDVNGTAEVERRIAGLGFGRHGASVTVSGSGGDVVLAVDVALRYPAPVRTVVDDVRARVTADVERMTSYHVRGLDITVSALRGESGARVQ; translated from the coding sequence GTGAGTGTTCCCGCTCAGCGTTCGGCGGAACCGGTACCGGCCGACGAGCGCGGGACGCTGTCGATCGCGCGGTCGGTCGTCCGCGCGATCGCCGAGCGGGCCGCCGACGACGTCAACGGCACGGCCGAGGTGGAACGCAGGATCGCCGGGCTCGGCTTCGGCAGGCACGGCGCGAGCGTCACGGTGTCGGGCAGCGGTGGTGACGTCGTGCTCGCCGTCGACGTGGCTTTGCGTTATCCCGCACCGGTGCGCACGGTCGTCGACGACGTGCGCGCCAGGGTGACCGCCGACGTCGAGCGCATGACCTCCTATCACGTGCGCGGCCTCGACATCACGGTTTCGGCGCTGCGAGGGGAAAGCGGCGCACGCGTGCAGTGA
- a CDS encoding DUF6286 domain-containing protein, whose amino-acid sequence MRILVRLLSTVLGLAIAAAGALLALEVAWRWWRPAEAPLVVPWPQWRDALAGIAWDSAGVRVTAAVVGVAGLLLLLAAATARRRDVGFTDPATEVTVTTSPRSLARVVGAHVRKQDDVVSASVTATARKVRVRAVSRMETEQGLRPKLAGSVSALLDDLPLARQPKVSVVVDSPRDRR is encoded by the coding sequence GTGCGAATTCTCGTCCGTCTCCTTTCGACAGTGCTTGGCCTCGCCATCGCGGCGGCGGGCGCCTTGCTGGCATTGGAGGTCGCCTGGCGGTGGTGGCGCCCAGCCGAGGCGCCGCTCGTGGTTCCATGGCCACAATGGAGGGACGCGCTCGCGGGGATCGCCTGGGATTCGGCTGGAGTGCGCGTCACCGCGGCCGTCGTCGGTGTCGCGGGGCTGCTGCTGTTGCTGGCCGCGGCGACGGCACGCCGCCGTGACGTCGGGTTCACCGATCCGGCGACCGAGGTCACCGTGACGACCTCACCGCGATCGCTGGCGCGGGTCGTCGGAGCGCACGTGCGGAAACAGGACGACGTGGTGTCGGCTTCGGTGACGGCTACGGCTCGCAAGGTCAGGGTGCGCGCGGTGAGCCGGATGGAGACCGAACAGGGGCTGCGACCGAAGCTGGCCGGGTCGGTATCGGCGCTACTGGACGACCTTCCCCTTGCCAGGCAACCGAAAGTCTCGGTCGTCGTCGATTCGCCGAGGGACCGCCGATGA
- a CDS encoding endonuclease/exonuclease/phosphatase family protein — protein sequence MRASRAVPVIIIVLVAALAAPSAGTAGPPGPPRSLRVLGFNVHAGTGADGRLDLERVARVIENSGADVAALQEVDVHWSARSDYRDQAAELARLTGMNVFFAPIYDLDPEPGHSARRRFGVAVLSRYPIEAARNHLITRLSTIEPDPVPALAPGLAEVLVRVGTRPVRVYTTHLDHRADPAVRRAQVADTLDVIEDRQGGREATLLLGDFNAEPGAPELGPLFTRLTDVWPAVHQGAPSGSGATYPAHAPRARIDYVTFAGAGQVLRARSAEVPAVLASDHRPVSAEFALT from the coding sequence ATGCGAGCCTCGCGCGCGGTCCCGGTGATCATCATCGTGCTGGTGGCGGCCCTCGCGGCGCCGTCGGCCGGTACGGCGGGACCCCCAGGCCCGCCCCGGTCGCTGCGCGTGCTCGGTTTCAACGTCCACGCGGGCACCGGAGCCGACGGAAGACTGGACCTCGAACGCGTCGCGAGGGTGATCGAGAACAGCGGGGCGGACGTTGCCGCGCTGCAAGAGGTCGACGTGCATTGGTCGGCCCGCAGCGACTACCGCGATCAGGCGGCCGAACTCGCCAGGCTCACCGGCATGAACGTGTTCTTCGCGCCCATCTACGACCTCGACCCCGAGCCGGGGCACTCCGCGCGGCGGCGGTTCGGAGTCGCGGTGCTGAGCAGGTATCCGATCGAGGCGGCGCGCAACCACCTCATCACGCGGCTGTCGACGATCGAGCCCGATCCCGTTCCCGCGCTGGCCCCAGGACTCGCCGAGGTGCTTGTCAGGGTGGGGACAAGACCGGTGCGCGTGTACACCACGCATCTCGACCACCGCGCCGACCCTGCCGTCCGGCGCGCGCAGGTCGCCGACACGCTCGACGTCATCGAAGACCGACAAGGCGGAAGAGAGGCCACGCTGCTGCTCGGCGACTTCAACGCCGAACCGGGCGCACCTGAACTCGGCCCGCTCTTCACGCGGTTGACCGACGTGTGGCCCGCCGTGCACCAGGGGGCGCCCTCGGGCTCCGGCGCGACCTACCCCGCGCACGCGCCGCGTGCGCGGATCGACTACGTGACGTTCGCTGGTGCGGGGCAAGTGCTGCGGGCCCGTTCGGCCGAGGTACCCGCCGTGCTCGCCTCGGACCACCGGCCGGTGAGCGCGGAGTTCGCGCTCACCTGA
- a CDS encoding ATP-dependent DNA ligase, whose amino-acid sequence MPLPVPRPLKPMLARAASRIPDSASLLFEPKWDGFRCIVFRDGDELTLQSRSLKPLNRYFPEVVAELARTLPPQVVLDGELVVGVEGRLDFDALTERIHPAASRIALLSEATPARFVAFDVLAIGERSLLDEPTSTRRDALTGLAESGLRRTPATTDPETARHWFALFEGAGLDGVVGKPLEEPYQPGKRAMTKYKHSRTADCVVAGLRWHADTEPGEAVGSLLLGLHDEDGVLHHVGVVGAFPATRRRELAAELAPLRTDGPHPWLGEAVVEGQRLPGGVNRWRPNEQPWIPLRPERVVEVGYENTEGGHPSRLRHTARFVRWRPDRTPGSCDYAQLDQPARYDLDAVFHGEVKRTR is encoded by the coding sequence ATGCCGCTGCCGGTTCCGCGACCACTCAAGCCGATGCTCGCCCGTGCGGCCTCCCGCATCCCCGACTCGGCGAGCCTGTTGTTCGAACCGAAGTGGGACGGCTTCCGCTGCATCGTCTTCCGCGACGGCGACGAGCTGACTCTCCAGTCGCGCTCGCTGAAGCCGTTGAACCGCTACTTCCCCGAGGTCGTCGCCGAACTCGCGCGGACGCTGCCCCCTCAGGTGGTGCTCGACGGCGAACTGGTGGTCGGCGTCGAGGGGCGGCTCGATTTCGACGCGCTGACCGAACGGATCCATCCCGCGGCCAGCCGGATCGCGTTGTTGTCGGAAGCCACGCCGGCCCGCTTCGTCGCCTTCGACGTACTCGCCATCGGCGAACGGTCGTTGCTCGACGAGCCGACGAGCACGCGCAGGGACGCCCTGACCGGGCTGGCCGAGAGCGGGTTGCGCAGGACTCCGGCCACGACGGACCCGGAGACGGCCCGGCACTGGTTCGCGTTGTTCGAGGGCGCCGGACTCGACGGCGTCGTCGGCAAACCGCTCGAAGAGCCCTACCAGCCGGGCAAACGCGCGATGACCAAGTACAAGCACTCGCGCACCGCCGACTGCGTCGTCGCGGGACTGCGCTGGCACGCCGACACCGAACCGGGCGAGGCGGTGGGCTCGCTGCTACTCGGCCTTCACGACGAGGACGGCGTGCTGCACCACGTCGGCGTCGTCGGCGCGTTTCCCGCGACGCGGCGAAGGGAACTGGCCGCCGAACTAGCGCCGCTGCGCACCGACGGCCCCCATCCGTGGCTCGGCGAGGCCGTCGTCGAGGGGCAGCGGCTTCCTGGCGGGGTGAACCGGTGGCGGCCGAACGAGCAACCGTGGATACCGCTTCGTCCCGAACGGGTCGTCGAGGTGGGGTACGAGAACACCGAGGGCGGGCATCCCTCGCGACTGCGGCACACCGCGAGGTTCGTGCGCTGGCGGCCCGACCGCACCCCCGGCTCGTGCGACTACGCCCAGCTCGACCAGCCGGCGAGATACGACCTGGACGCCGTCTTCCACGGCGAGGTCAAACGCACCCGCTAA